A stretch of DNA from Noviherbaspirillum sedimenti:
ATCAGGTCGTCGAAATCCACCGCCTGGTAGGCCGCCAGCGTGCCGACATAGCTGCGATAAATGCGTCCGGCCTGGGCTTCTTCTTCGGTGACGGCATTCTTGATGGCGTCGTCGGGGCTCACCAGGCCATTTTTCCACAATGACATGGCGGTCTGGATGCGCCGCACTTCCTGCTTGTCGGTGGTGATCGCCAGGTCCTGCACCAGCGAAAAACAGTCGTCGCTGTCCATGATGGAGAAGCGGTCCTTCAGTCCCAGCTCCCTGGATTCGCGGCGCAGGATATTCACGCCCAGCGAGTGGAACGTGGACACCGTCAGTTGCTTGGCATGGCGCGGCTCCTTCAACTGCTTGGCCAGGCGCTCCTGCATCTCGGTGGCGGCCTTGTTGGTAAAGGTCAGCGCAGCGATGTTGCGGGGGTCATAACCGCGGTCCTCGATCAGGTGCGTGATCTTTTGCGTAATCACGCGCGTCTTGCCGGAACCGGCGCCAGCCAGCACCAGGCAAGGGCCGTCAAGATACTTGACCGCTTCGCTTTGCGGAGCATTCAAGCCGAAAGAAGGGGGATTGGACATGCGACAAACCGGAAGAAAGAGCAGCGCATCATTGTAGCAGTGCGCCGCCGCCGATTTGCCCGCATGAAAAATAAATGCCGCAGCCGGGCAGAAAACCGGCGAAGACTGGCTATTTGTGGCGCTTGAGCGGGACGGAAGCAGAAGCGGTGTTGTCAATACGCAAGGCTGCAGCCCGCACCAGGCGCAGCTGCACCGGCTCTTCCTGGCGCAGGTTCAGATTGGCACGGACCCAGCGCTTGTGCTGTTCCTTCCAGTCGCGCAAAACGGTGGCCGGGTAATGCGCCCCTTTGTTGCGACTGGTGATCTCGGCGCATTTGGTGCACAGGAAAATCGCGTTATCGATCGCCTTGCGCTGATTGCCATTCATGCCGGCATCATGGCGCGGACCGCCATCGGCGCCGCAGACCGCCACCGCGCGGCCGCGGTAAGCCACCTTGCTGACGTCGTCTCCCGCCAGGGTGAGGGTCAGGCAGCGGCAATCGGGGTTGGCGCAAATATACGCGGCGCGCTGTGCCAGTGCGGATTTGACGGATTTGGAAAAGTCGATTGCTGTCATGTTACGCCCCTCGATTGTGTCCGTGCCTGCCATCAGGCGCAAGCCTTTGCGATATTCCGGCGCTTCCCATCCATGCCTTGATTGTGTGCAGAACGTCCTGGGCCGTTGCTGACTAGAATTCGGGAAATAGCCTGTTGCAGATGGTAGCGCCGCACTGCGATGGTGCGCATCCCATAAATATGGGAGAAAACCCGAAATATCCGACTTTTTTATTTGCAATTTCGAAAAGCCTGACAAACACAGATATGGTCCGACCCATGGAAAAGCCTGCGGTAGACGGCAGCCACGACGAGGTGCCCGCACAGGAATTGCTGCTGGCGCTGGGCCATGCCCTGCTTCTGGGCGCCGCCTGGGAAACCGTCTTCAACGACCCGCGCTGGGCCTGGCGCGCGCTGTATATCGCCTATACCCATGACAAGCTGGGCACGCCGGACCAGGTCGAGGGGGTATTTTTCGGGCAGGACGAAGCCGAAGCGCTGGTGCAGCGGGTCGCGTCCGACTATGCCAGCAGCCAGCCCTGGCAGCGGCCGTTCTACAAATTCAAGGTGGCAGACTGGCCGCTCGGCACGCTGGCGATCCGCGACGCGCGCGACAGTTTCCATCGCAGCGTGATTCGCCATGTGGTGATATTGATCAAGCAGGCGCTGCAGCGCCACGGCCGGCTGCCGCGCGGCGTGGCCACCGTCGCCATCGGCCCGGTTGGCGCGATTGGGGGCACGGCCGCACCGGCCCTGCCGGCCTATGTCGACGTGCGCGGACGGCGCATCGTGCTGTGGGAAGACTGCGGCAGCAACGCCGGCGCCGAGGAATCCATTGTTTTCACCACCTGCGGCAAAACTCCCTTATGTGGCCTGATGAATGGCAGCGGCGAGATCCTGGTGCCGCCGGCCTTCGAGAAAGTGGCGCCGCTGCGCCACGGCCTGGCGGTCGCGACACGGCATGGCAAGGTCGGTTACATCGACGCCGGCGGCAACGTGGTGGTGCCCTTCCTGTATGAAGATGCGGTCGACTGCTGCCAGGAGCTGCTGCTGGTCAGGAGCGATGGCCTGTGGGGCGCGCTCGACCGCGACGGCCAGGAAGTGATTGCGCCGCGCTTCACTGCACTGACGCACGACGTCGGCAACGAGGCCTTGCGCGCCATCCTCGACGGCCAACATGGCTACCTGTCGCTATCCGGCGAACTGCTGGCCGGCTATTGCGAGCGGCCACTGCTACTGGCTGAGCACGCATTCGCCGGCGAACGCGCGGTTTTCATTGCCCGTGAAGCGAGCACGGATGCCGGCGCCGCCCCGCTGCGGCAGGTGCTGGTCGATGCACTGGGAAGGCAATGCGGCTTGCAGGACTTCGCGGCAATCGCCTACGGCGCGCACGATGCCGGCCTGCTGCGCGCCAGCGCGCAGGATGGCCAGGGGCTGCGCCATGGCTATGTCGGCTTGCATGGCGAAACCCTGATCGATTTCCGCTTTGCCGCCGCCGAATGCTTTTCCGAAGGGCTGGCCGCGGTCGCCGACGTCGCTGCGCCGTCATGCTACGGCTACATCGACCGCCGCGGTCACTGGATGATCGCGCCGCGCTTCGACGCCGCCGGCGAATTCCACCATGGCCTGGCAGTGGCAAGCGCGCCGCCGCCAGCGCCAGGCTGGCGCTGGCGCGCACGGGCGCTCATGGAGCGCCTGCACGCCTTAAGTCGGGGCAAGCGGCCGGCCAGCCGCCCGCTTGCGCAATCTGCGGCCGGGCACCGCTACGGCTACATCGATCGCCGCGGCAACTGGGCAATCGCACAACGCTATCTTGAAGCAAAACCCTTCAGCGAAGGACTCGCGCCGGTGCGCACAGAACGTGGCTGGCGCTATATCGATACCTGCGGCATTGCGGTCACGCCCGACCATTACCAGGAAGCCGGCCCCTTCAAGCGGGGCGTGGCGCGCATCGGGCGCCGCTTCGACGGCCCCTTGCGCTACGGCCTGGTGGATAGCGGCGGGCGCGAAATCATCCCGCCGCGCTTCGAGCGCCTCTCCTACCCGCAGCGCGGCATGGTCACGGCGCGCGACGAATTCGGCCTGTGGGGCTGCTTCACCCTGTACGGCAATATCGTCGCGCCTTTCATCTACCGCGAAGCGCATGACCTGCAGGTAGCGCTGGCTGCGCGCGGCGCCACCCAGGTCACCTAGGCTGGGCCAGGTTCATGGTCCAGTAATTGCGGTAGCTGGAAGCGTCATTCTTCACGCATGCCACGCCGACCTCGGTGAAGTTCTTGCTCATCAGGTTGGCGCAATGACCGGGACTGTTGACCCAGGCCGTCATGACCTGCGCCACGCTGGTCTGGCCGGCGGCGATGTTTTCGCCGGCGGCGCGCCAGCCATAGCCGGCATTGGTGATGCGCTGGCTGAAGCTGCGGCCATCCTGGCTGGTGTGCGAGAAATAGTTTTTCGCGGCCATATCCGCCGAATGGCCGGCGGCGGCATTGAACAACTTGTCGTTCCACTTTACCGGCGGCGCTGCCGCGTAGGACAGCGATCCGCAGGCGCGGGCGGTAGCGCGGATCTGGTTGATACGGTCGAGCAGCTCTTGCTGGAAATTGGCCAGGCCACAGGTTTGCGCCGCCGGCAGCGCCGCGCCTGCCCCCAGCGTGGTGGTGGTGGTGCCAGCCACGGTGGTGGTGGTCGCCGCAGTGGTGGTGGTCGCCCTTGCAGTGGTCGTCGTCGCCCTTGCAGTGCTTGTCGTTACCTTCGCGGTGGTGGTGGTCGCCGCCAGGGTCGTGGTGGTGGCCAGCCGGGTGGTTGTCGTGGTCGGCCTGGTCGTCGTGGTGGCGGCGGCCGTCGTGGTGGTGCGATTCGAGTAGCTGCTGAAATAGCTGGCGAAATCGGCCCAGCTGAAGCTGGCGGCGGTGGCTTGGCTGGCGCCGGTGGCACACAAGGCGCCCATCAGGGCGAGGGCACAGGTATTACGTTTCAAGATTGGTCTCCCTGAACAAATATGAATAGTGTTATTGCCTGTATGGCATGCATGGGCCTTTGCCATCAGAAACAATGTCGAAAGACGCCGGACCCATGACACTGACATTGCCAAGGATGAACAAGTTCCGAAAGGCAATCGTTTTTATGCCGCTGCCACCCCGCTGCCGATTGCATTACACTTGTGCCATCTACTTGTTCTATCCGCCTTTTCTATCCGTTCCTCCGAGCGCATTCCATGAATTTCCACCACCTGATTGAAATCAACGATCCGCGCAACCCCCTGGCCGAATTTTTGACGCGGGAACAGCTTTGGCGCGGCCTGGTCTTGCGTGCCGAAGCGCCGACCCTGTTCATGCCGCATCTGGACCAATGCACTATCCTCGAACGGACGGCCAGCGGCTTCTCGCGCGAATTGCGTTATGGCAGCCTCGTCATCCGCGACCAGGTCAGTTTCAGCCCGCAGCACGAAGTCTTGTATGAAGTGCCGGCCCAAGGCGAGATTGCCGCCGCGCGCCTGACGATGCGTATCGAAGAGCCGCAGCCGGAAGCGTTTTTCGTCCGCTTCGACTATGAGGAAGGTACGCCGGAGGTCAGCGGCACGATGGATGAGTTCTACAATGAATTCCGCCGCTCGGCTTATCACGAAGCCGATCTGGACACCATCGCCACCATCCGCGCGCTGGCACAGGAAGGCCGGCTCGATCGCTTGCCAAGCTGAGCGGACGTCTGCCTGCCGAACTAATTGCGCCGCGGCGACTCTTATTGAACAAGCATCGCTTGTTATTCGAGGAGCTTGCCATGAGCACTATCATTGCCGGTCGCTTCGACCAGCAAGCCGGGGTGGAAGAAGCACGCGCGGAACTCCTGCGCGCCGGATTTTCCGAGGAGCAAGTCACCAGCTTCTACGTCAACCCGCCGGGGCAGCATGACCTCACCCCCGTGGGCGGCGATGAAATCGAATCGCCTGGCGCCGAGCACAGCCGGCATGGTCTGGCCCAGGGCGGCGTGGCTGGCGGCGTCGTCGGCGCAGCGCTTGGTACTGCAGGCATTCCAGTGCTTGGCCCGGTCGGTCCCCTGGTCGGCGCCATGGTAGGTGCACATATCGGCGACCTCGCCGGTTCGCTGTCCGAAATGGACGATGACGGCGGCAGCGGCAACACCGCCGGTTTGCCGTATCGCCGTTCCGGCATGCTGCTGGCGATCCTGGCCGACGACCCGGACGCGGAAGACCGCGCCATCCGCCTGCTGCGTGCGCTTCATGCCCAGGATATCGAACGCGCGCAAGGCACCATTGCCAACGGCGACTGGGAAGATTTCAATCCGCTGCAACCACCCAGCCTGGTGGACATGCACTAGCTATCGTTTCTAGATATCGACCGGATCGACTTCCAGCGACCATTTGACGCGCGGCTTGATCTCCCGCAGCAACGGTAGCCAGGCGTTCAAAAAGGCTTGCAATGCCGGGCGCGAACCCGACTCGATGAGCAGTTGTCCGCGCTCGACATTGGCCACCCGCGTCATCGCCATCGGAATCGGATCGTGGATAGTAATGGCCTGATGTTCCAAGATCTGGCTGGACGCATGCAGGAATTCCAGCGCCATCGGCAACTCGCGCGCCTCGGCCCGCAGCAAGGCCTGGTAGATAAAGGGCGGCAAGGCTGCCTGGCCCCGTTCTTCCAGCTGGCCCAGCGCAAAGCGCTCGTAATCGTGCGCCATCAGCGCGCCATACAGCGGATGCTGCGGATAGCGGGTCTGGATCCACACCTCGCTCGGACTGCCCGCTGCCTTTTGCGCCTGTCGCCCGGCGCGCCCGGCCACCTGCATCAATTGCGCAAACAGCCGCTCGGCGGCGCGGTAATCCTGCGAGAACAACGCCGTATCCGGATTCAGCACGCCCACCAGCGTCAGGTTCTGGAAGTCGTGGCCCTTGGCCACCATCTGCGTGCCGACCAGGATATCCACCTCGCCCTGGTGCACCGCGCCGAAAGCCGCCTGGGCGCTGCCCTTCAGGCGCGTCGAATCGGCATCGATGCGCAGGATGCGGGCAGTCGGGAACATCTGCTGCAAGCCCTCTTCCACCCGCTGCGTGCCGCGCCCAAGCGGCTGCACATCGACATTGCCGCAAGTCGGGCAATGGCGTGGAATGCGCATCTCGCAACTGCAGTGGTGACAGCGCAAACGCCGGTCCAGCTTGTGCAGCACCATGAAAGCGCTGCAATGCGGGCAATTGCTGACCCAGCCGCACGACTCGCAGGAGATCACCGGGGCATAGCCGCGCCGGTTCAAAAACAACAGGGATTGCTCACCGCGCTCCAGGCGCAGCTTCAATGCTTTCACCAGGGTTGACGTCAGTCCGTCGGTTGGCTTGTCGCGCTCCATGTCGATCAGGCGCACACGCGGCAGCACCGCATCCGGCACCGCGCGCTCGCGCAATTCCAGCTTTTGATAACGGCCCGACTGCACATGCTGCCAGGATTCCAGCGAGGGCGTGGCCGAGCCCAGCACCACCGGAATAGCGAGCTGATGCGCGCGCCACACCGCCAGGTCGCGTGCCGAATAGCGCAAGCCTTCCTGCTGCTTGTAGGAGGGGTCGTGTTCCTCGTCGACCACGATCATTTTCAGGTGCGGCAGCGATGCCAGGATCGCCAGGCGCGTGCCCAGCACGATCTGCGCGCGGCCATGGTGCGCCGCCAGCCAGTGCGCCAGCCGCTCGCCCTCGGCCAGGCCGCTGTGCAGCAGCGCAATCGACAGATGTGGAAAGCGTGCCTGCACATTCGCCAGCCATTGCGGCGTCAGGTTAATTTCAGGCACCAGGATCAGCACCTGTGCGTGTGGAATCTCCGGCGGCTCCGGCGGCTGCGCGCGCGCCAGAATGCGCGCCGCCGCCTGCAGATACACTTCGGTCTTGCCGCTGCCGGTCACGCCAAACAGCAGGAATGGCGCAAAGCCTGCGGCGCCGGCGATCGCCGCGACCGCCTGCTCCTGCGCCGGATTCAGGGGCGGTGCGAGCGGGACTGCCGGCGCCCCCTCTAACGCATTCGGCGCGGACGTCGCCGGTGCATCCTCGACGGTTGCCACCGTCTGCGCCTTGCTTGCCCTGGCGGCCCGCAACGGCACGCTTGCCGGGTCAGCCTTGTGCAGTTTTTTCAGGGCCTTGTCCAGCGCCGTGGTCTTGGTGGTACGCAGGTTTTTCGGCAAGCCCGGCACCGCCACCTCGCCCAACGGCCGGTGATAATAGTCAGCGGCAAACTGGCACAAGTCGAGCCAGGCACGCGACAGTGGTGGTATCTGCACGTGCACGGCCAGTGCATCCTTGAGTTTTTCGGGCGGTACCTCGCTATGCCCGGCCACGGCGACAATGACGCCGACCACTTCCCGCCGCCCAAACGGCACGATGGCCAATTGCCCTGCTTGCGGCAGGCATGCCTCGCCGTCCGCAAATTGCCAACGGTAATCGAAACAGCTGTCAAGCGGGGTATCCAACGCGACTTTGAGGATGCAGGGTTCCACGCAGTTAATGTAACTCTTTAATAACGAAGCTAAGCATTGGTTTCATAAGCATTTTTTCAACTATCCACAGCTTCTGTGGATAACTTTGTGGACAAGGCCCACTTGACAGTCGCAAGCACCAGTATTTATGCGGGTTTCAATAAACTGCTCATTCGACGGGCAAAAAAATTTGCCTTTAAAATCAAACACTTAAATTCCATGCTTTGACGCAGGAAATTATTTTCAGCAAAAAATTTATATTGCTTTGCAACACTGGCTGTATGTGAATAAGTTGAACGGTCCGTAGTTTTTTGGCGAATGTGGAGAACAAAAAATGTTCCAATCGTCAAGCGATTCCGGTGGGTCATAGGCTGGCCCCAAGCTCAGGTAATACTTTAACTGATAGCCTAAGTCCTGATTCCATAAGGGTTTTTCCATCTATCCACATTATCTGTGGATAACTTTGTGGACAAGGTGCACTTGACAGGCTGCAACCCCACTATTTACGGGGGTTTTATGCAATTTCCCCCTGCGTCCACAGAAATGCAACTCCCTTACAAATCAATGACTTATGAAAATTGCTTTGAGAAAAATCATTTTTCAAAATAAATTTTTTTGCATAAGGAAATTTGCCCACATTCTGTGAATAACTGCGCGCCCTGCCCCAAATAAGTACTTCTCTGCATCATTTTGGAATGACTTCAGCCCTGTTGACGCAAAGCCCGACTTTGCGCATGCACCGCCTCGACCAGCACGGCCACCGATTCCGGCGGCGTGAATTGCGAAATGCCATGGCCGAGGTTGAACACATGGCCATTTCCTGGTGCACCAAAGGATTGCAGAAGCTTGCCGACTTCGGCTTCGATCTGCGCGGGATTGGCAAACAGCACGTTGGGGTCGAGGTTGCCCTGCAATGCCACCTGCTGCCCCACGCGCGCACGCGCCTGACCCAGGTTGACGGTCCAGTCCAGGCCAACGGCGTCGGCGCCGATGGCGGCAATCTGCTCCAGCCACAGGCCACCGCCCTTGGTAAACACGATGCTCGGGATACGCACGCCGTTGTGCTCGCGCTTGACGCCAGCCACCACTTCGCGCAGGTAAGC
This window harbors:
- a CDS encoding WG repeat-containing protein, producing MEKPAVDGSHDEVPAQELLLALGHALLLGAAWETVFNDPRWAWRALYIAYTHDKLGTPDQVEGVFFGQDEAEALVQRVASDYASSQPWQRPFYKFKVADWPLGTLAIRDARDSFHRSVIRHVVILIKQALQRHGRLPRGVATVAIGPVGAIGGTAAPALPAYVDVRGRRIVLWEDCGSNAGAEESIVFTTCGKTPLCGLMNGSGEILVPPAFEKVAPLRHGLAVATRHGKVGYIDAGGNVVVPFLYEDAVDCCQELLLVRSDGLWGALDRDGQEVIAPRFTALTHDVGNEALRAILDGQHGYLSLSGELLAGYCERPLLLAEHAFAGERAVFIAREASTDAGAAPLRQVLVDALGRQCGLQDFAAIAYGAHDAGLLRASAQDGQGLRHGYVGLHGETLIDFRFAAAECFSEGLAAVADVAAPSCYGYIDRRGHWMIAPRFDAAGEFHHGLAVASAPPPAPGWRWRARALMERLHALSRGKRPASRPLAQSAAGHRYGYIDRRGNWAIAQRYLEAKPFSEGLAPVRTERGWRYIDTCGIAVTPDHYQEAGPFKRGVARIGRRFDGPLRYGLVDSGGREIIPPRFERLSYPQRGMVTARDEFGLWGCFTLYGNIVAPFIYREAHDLQVALAARGATQVT
- a CDS encoding CAP domain-containing protein, whose translation is MKRNTCALALMGALCATGASQATAASFSWADFASYFSSYSNRTTTTAAATTTTRPTTTTTRLATTTTLAATTTTAKVTTSTARATTTTARATTTTAATTTTVAGTTTTTLGAGAALPAAQTCGLANFQQELLDRINQIRATARACGSLSYAAAPPVKWNDKLFNAAAGHSADMAAKNYFSHTSQDGRSFSQRITNAGYGWRAAGENIAAGQTSVAQVMTAWVNSPGHCANLMSKNFTEVGVACVKNDASSYRNYWTMNLAQPR
- a CDS encoding SRPBCC family protein, with protein sequence MNFHHLIEINDPRNPLAEFLTREQLWRGLVLRAEAPTLFMPHLDQCTILERTASGFSRELRYGSLVIRDQVSFSPQHEVLYEVPAQGEIAAARLTMRIEEPQPEAFFVRFDYEEGTPEVSGTMDEFYNEFRRSAYHEADLDTIATIRALAQEGRLDRLPS
- a CDS encoding primosomal protein N', producing MEPCILKVALDTPLDSCFDYRWQFADGEACLPQAGQLAIVPFGRREVVGVIVAVAGHSEVPPEKLKDALAVHVQIPPLSRAWLDLCQFAADYYHRPLGEVAVPGLPKNLRTTKTTALDKALKKLHKADPASVPLRAARASKAQTVATVEDAPATSAPNALEGAPAVPLAPPLNPAQEQAVAAIAGAAGFAPFLLFGVTGSGKTEVYLQAAARILARAQPPEPPEIPHAQVLILVPEINLTPQWLANVQARFPHLSIALLHSGLAEGERLAHWLAAHHGRAQIVLGTRLAILASLPHLKMIVVDEEHDPSYKQQEGLRYSARDLAVWRAHQLAIPVVLGSATPSLESWQHVQSGRYQKLELRERAVPDAVLPRVRLIDMERDKPTDGLTSTLVKALKLRLERGEQSLLFLNRRGYAPVISCESCGWVSNCPHCSAFMVLHKLDRRLRCHHCSCEMRIPRHCPTCGNVDVQPLGRGTQRVEEGLQQMFPTARILRIDADSTRLKGSAQAAFGAVHQGEVDILVGTQMVAKGHDFQNLTLVGVLNPDTALFSQDYRAAERLFAQLMQVAGRAGRQAQKAAGSPSEVWIQTRYPQHPLYGALMAHDYERFALGQLEERGQAALPPFIYQALLRAEARELPMALEFLHASSQILEHQAITIHDPIPMAMTRVANVERGQLLIESGSRPALQAFLNAWLPLLREIKPRVKWSLEVDPVDI